Proteins encoded by one window of Ignavibacteriota bacterium:
- the ccsA gene encoding cytochrome c biogenesis protein CcsA — protein sequence MLDTVHLLNILLPFFYFLTFSIYLYDFVKDESKVYNAKRIFLFITLSFHLLYLILRTVEFNHPPITNKFEIFTVLAFCLGFSYFLLELLTDIRGTGAFIIFFSVIFQLISSIFIQDLIEVKEVLRNKLLGIHVVSALGGYAGFTIAAVHGLLFYLLYKEIKINRYGLIFKRLPSLEILEKLNFYSVLIGFILLTISILIGFIWLPIAFPNISYLDPKLISVSIVWIIFGVGILVKLMAKWYGKKVILFSLVGFVIAILSLLVSNFISNSFHSFY from the coding sequence ATGCTCGATACAGTACATTTATTAAACATATTATTACCATTTTTTTATTTTCTTACATTTTCAATATATCTTTATGATTTTGTTAAAGACGAAAGTAAAGTTTATAATGCAAAAAGAATTTTCCTATTTATAACATTATCTTTTCACTTACTGTATTTAATCCTTCGAACCGTTGAATTTAATCATCCCCCAATTACAAATAAATTTGAAATTTTTACCGTACTTGCGTTTTGTCTTGGTTTCTCTTATTTCTTGTTGGAATTGCTTACCGACATTAGAGGAACCGGAGCATTTATAATTTTCTTTTCAGTCATTTTTCAACTTATTTCTTCAATTTTTATTCAAGATTTAATTGAAGTCAAAGAAGTTTTAAGAAATAAATTACTTGGTATTCATGTTGTTAGCGCTTTAGGTGGTTATGCCGGATTTACAATTGCAGCTGTTCACGGTTTGCTATTTTATCTTCTCTATAAAGAAATTAAAATAAATAGATATGGATTAATTTTTAAAAGACTTCCTAGTTTGGAAATTTTAGAAAAATTAAATTTTTATTCCGTTCTCATTGGATTTATTCTACTCACAATTTCTATTTTAATTGGTTTTATTTGGCTGCCGATTGCATTTCCGAATATTAGTTATCTTGACCCAAAATTAATTTCAGTCAGTATTGTTTGGATAATTTTTGGAGTTGGAATTCTTGTAAAGCTTATGGCTAAATGGTATGGTAAAAAAGTAATATTATTTTCATTGGTTGGATTTGTAATTGCAATTTTATCACTATTAGTTTCAAACTTTATTTCTAATAGTTTTCATTCGTTTTATTAA
- a CDS encoding cytochrome C, which produces MKIKHVYSLIGLATILYFGFTNLETSKLQTNRNQTLIKFSHKAHNEIAVCSDCHNTAAESTSLGVSLLPKMENCSQCHDIKDEDNCEQCHYKDVYEELIPRSSELIFNHKFHIEKNKMACADCHSGIMEVDYSFESANAFPSMKQCNTCHNDVSVASNNCEQCHISTVNLMPEDHKKVGFFKNHKFNNDNCEMCHNKETFCEDCHVSTTGIVESNTGKDFYTPYSPHNYIDGTKQQVITRVHDLNFVYTHGIEAKGKSQNCQTCHQTETFCAECHNSENGDFSLGGVAPLSHTDANFVLGRTIGMGGNHAILARRDIESCQSCHDVQGADPSCIMCHTDLTPGKGNDAKTHPSGFMRDVHGDWHNDGASICFDCHSSTNTAGVGFCGYCHGANGD; this is translated from the coding sequence ATGAAAATAAAACATGTTTATTCTCTAATTGGATTGGCAACAATCCTATATTTTGGTTTCACAAATTTGGAAACTTCCAAATTGCAGACCAACAGAAACCAAACTTTAATTAAATTTTCGCACAAAGCACACAATGAAATTGCTGTATGTTCGGATTGCCATAATACAGCAGCAGAAAGTACATCATTAGGCGTATCGCTTCTGCCCAAAATGGAAAATTGTTCTCAATGCCATGATATTAAAGACGAGGATAATTGCGAGCAGTGCCATTATAAAGATGTGTATGAAGAATTAATTCCGCGTTCATCCGAATTGATTTTTAATCACAAATTCCATATTGAGAAAAATAAAATGGCATGCGCTGATTGCCATTCCGGAATTATGGAAGTTGATTACAGTTTCGAATCCGCAAACGCTTTTCCTTCTATGAAACAATGCAACACATGTCATAACGATGTTAGTGTAGCTTCAAATAATTGTGAACAATGCCATATTTCTACTGTAAATTTAATGCCTGAAGATCATAAGAAAGTAGGGTTTTTCAAAAATCATAAGTTTAATAATGACAATTGCGAAATGTGCCATAACAAAGAAACATTTTGCGAAGATTGCCATGTATCAACAACCGGAATTGTAGAAAGTAATACCGGCAAAGATTTTTATACTCCGTATTCACCTCATAATTATATTGATGGAACTAAACAGCAAGTTATTACAAGAGTTCACGATTTGAATTTTGTTTACACACATGGAATTGAAGCAAAAGGAAAATCACAAAATTGCCAAACTTGTCATCAGACAGAAACATTCTGTGCAGAATGCCATAATTCTGAAAATGGTGATTTTTCTTTAGGCGGAGTCGCACCGTTATCACATACTGATGCAAATTTTGTTTTAGGCCGCACAATTGGAATGGGTGGAAATCATGCAATTTTGGCTCGTCGCGATATTGAAAGCTGTCAAAGCTGTCATGATGTACAAGGCGCTGATCCAAGTTGTATTATGTGCCATACTGATTTAACCCCAGGAAAAGGAAACGACGCCAAAACTCATCCTTCGGGCTTTATGAGAGACGTTCATGGTGATTGGCATAATGACGGAGCTTCAATTTGTTTCGACTGTCATAGCAGTACAAATACAGCTGGAGTAGGTTTCTGTGGTTATTGCCACGGAGCAAACGGAGATTAA